In Etheostoma cragini isolate CJK2018 chromosome 15, CSU_Ecrag_1.0, whole genome shotgun sequence, the DNA window ACATTGAACGtgacacaccaaaaaaaagaaggcatTCTCATCTACTAGCAATGGGAAAGGAGTCTGtcacatatttttaaaaggttaaCCCGCGTTTAAAaaccctatatatatatatatatatatatatatatatataaattttttatacatatattttcattgaaaaggGTAATAGAGAGagctctttatttaaaaaaatgcatgcatgcgtgtgttccTATCTTACTCATTAAAGGGAAGGCTATCCCAAACAGGAACACGGCCACGTCCCCAAGCACCGAAATGAAGAGGTAACTGGCCAAGAGAATGGCAAACACAGAGACGGATGGGTGGTTTCTACGGAAACGACGAACTGGAGCTTGGTTCTCAGCAACCCAGACAAAGCCCAGGAATATCAAGGTGACCACCAACGCCCCGACAAGCAACTGGAAGGGCTGGAAATACCTGAGGGAAAAGACACAGGgaatgtttgtgttgtaattgtaatctctggtggatttctgaggactatggttacctgctggctaaatccagacagctatctctccaatttgagttttctgttgcacgactaaaacaacttttgaacgtacacatatgtatgttccaccaaaacaagttccttccggaggctgttttgcagcagcaccgtggCTCTTAGAAAGGACcgagacgattgtgattggttaaaagaaccAAGCAATACACCCCACGTTTTTTGtccaatcccagaatgctgtgtggactagtcagagaCCCTCCTTTGCATGGCTGCAGGGGAgggtctggcaacgcgagatGTGGGAGGAGAGGGCTCATTCTCACTGCTGACGGTAAAAAGATCACGTAAAAAttatagaaagaaagagaaatgatcTGCTTGTTTATTATCTGCAATTATATCACAGGCCTACTTACCCTGTGTCTTATTATGctgaaattgagagagagagagagagagaccacgTCAGAATAATGAAACTTACCCCACTAAAAGAAGGAGGCCCAGTGCGCACGTGAGATAATTGCTCTGGTAGTACAGCAGGTTGTTGATGATGCGGTTGTTCCAGCGGTCCAGGTCGCGCACATCGGGCACCGCGAACCGGGCCGAGCTCAGGAGAAAATCCTCCAGGCTGCGGAGGGGTGGCGGCTGCACGCCTGCCATCTTTCCCAAACGCTCACAAACTCTATTTCACAGAATGCAACGCGGGAGGAGGGAGTGGGCGGGCCACAAGGGTTTGGTTGTCAGTCGCGCAGTTAAAGGCGAGGCGCGTTCCCGAGCTTTGAGAACGCGCTTTCCGTCCCACagtaaaattaatgaaatataGCATTACTGACTCTTAATAGGACTCGTTCATGGCGTGTTTTGGTCGATTCACTTGATTTTCATCCTTTGTAGGTacaattcattttaatacaATTCATTAACAATAGGACTGATGAAGggaataatataataatggTTATTTTTCAGTCTGATAGTCTGTTAGCCTATAGCCCAGACTAGTGGTTCTCATAGTGTTTTCCATAATGTAccctttgaattttttttttacccttgtgttgtcttcctgtcaaaatttgttgacactttttattgaccttttaaaaaatgtcttacgttttttttttacgtccctttttttaacacttttgacgttttttttcagtgtttgtcacttgtttttacgttttcaacactacgtatcacacacttattaactttagttttacaattaatTTAGGAATTtacggtcaataaacctcatttataggaaattatacctaatgtttgagttagaaaagcagaaatgaggaagTATTTCgactaaaatgaaagaaaagtgcattgatggataattacagactggaatatgtcaactttt includes these proteins:
- the praf2 gene encoding PRA1 family protein 2; the protein is MAGVQPPPLRSLEDFLLSSARFAVPDVRDLDRWNNRIINNLLYYQSNYLTCALGLLLLVGYFQPFQLLVGALVVTLIFLGFVWVAENQAPVRRFRRNHPSVSVFAILLASYLFISVLGDVAVFLFGIAFPLMMVLVHASVRLRSLKNKLENKLESIGLKRTPMGLLLEALGQEQEAGS